One Neovison vison isolate M4711 chromosome 2, ASM_NN_V1, whole genome shotgun sequence genomic window carries:
- the KIAA1522 gene encoding uncharacterized protein KIAA1522 homolog isoform X2: MVKTVPGVLERSEQGTALVLPAVMVVFLGRHLPVLLGLFKKKGSAKAESDKRLSGGPGQGSGSVVEEHQDNVFFPSGRPPHLEELHTQAQEGLRSLQQQEKQKLNKGSWDHGDTQSIQSSRMGPDEDSISFCSQTTSYTAESSTAEDALSIRSEMIQRKGSTFRPHDSFSKSSGKSGRRRRERRSTVLGLPQHVQKELGLRHEREAPGTPRPPGPRDAVRIPTVDGRPTGPASGTGARVSLQALEAQAEAGAETEAMLQRHIDRIYRDDTLVGRSTGPRPPPVTRPMSLAVPGLTGGAGPPEPLSPAMSISPQATYLSKLIPHAVLPPTVDVVALGRCSLRTLSRCSLLSASPASVRSLGRFSSASSPRPRSRHPSSSSDTWSHSQSSETIVSDGSTLSSKGGSDGLPEGSVASSGVVPPPQGGSGRGSPSGGSTAEASDTASVRSSGQLSGRSVSLRKLKRPPPPPRRTYSLYQRGSAAPNGLLGLPPKPERKQQQPQLPRPPTTGGSEVMGAAPCPSNSAGVWVPGLSPGGSRRPPCSPERTLSPSSGYSSQSGTPTLPPKGLAGPPASPGKAQPPKPERVTSLRSPGASVSSSLTSLCSSSSDPAPSDRSGTQVSTTLGDRFAIPPHPKVPAPFSPPPSKSKSPNLAVPAPVTPAVVPGPVSATDMGPESLPAPQTSLMPPQESVASKDKSPPPSPPPSYHPPPPPTKKPEVVEAPSAPEIAEEPLQDPSWPPPPPPAPEEQDLSMADFPPPEEAFFPVAGPEPAGPSALTEPLGSPAASSFSVTVSSQSQLLGSPEPPPPAPPVPPPPGSDPGLVAKVPRKEPAGCSKGSAAPREDAGVPLVTPSLLQMVRLRSVGAPVGAATLAAGPSAPQKPLRRALSGRASPAPAPSSGLHAAVRLKASSLAASGDPGSAQPNGPPEAEPRSPQSPASMASFIFSKGTKKLQLERPVSPEAQADLQRNLVAELRNISEQRSPQAPKKPPKAPPPVARKPSGGVPPSTSPTFARAESLPGRPTNGILHAEDRTKGELAENGSVMQLVGPQEQKLAPPGSDPQKELV; the protein is encoded by the exons ATGGTGAAGACGGTGCCTGGTGTTCTGGAGAGGTCGGAACAGGGGACGGCCCTAGTGTTGCCCGCAGTCATGGTGGTGTTCCTGGGCCGCCACCTCCCGGTGCTCCTCGGGCTCTTtaagaagaagg GCTCTGCCAAGGCCGAAAGTGACAAACGTCTAAGTGGCGGGCCTGGCCAGGGGTCGGGCTCTGTAGTGGAGGAGCACCAGGACAATGTCTTCTTCCCCAGCGGGCGGCCGCCTCACCTGGAAGAGCTGCACACACAGGCCCAGGAGGGGCTCCGTTCTCTGCAGCAGCAAG aaaaacagaaactgaaTAAGGGCAGCTGGGACCATGGAGACACCCAGAGCATCCAG TCTTCCCGGATGGGGCCGGACGAAGATAGCATCTCCTTCTGCAGCCAGACCACATCCTACACTGCTGAGAGCTCCACGGCAGAGGATGCGCTCTCCATCCGCTCGGAGATGATCCAGCGCAAAG GCTCTACCTTCCGACCCCATGACTCATTTTCCAAATCCTCTGGGAAGTCGGGGCGGAGGCGCCGCGAGAGGCGGAGCACGGTGCTGGGACTGCCGCAGCATGTGCAGAAGGAACTCG GCCTGCGGCACGAGCGTGAGGCACCAGGTACCCCTCGGCCTCCTGGTCCTCGGGATGCGGTGCGCATCCCCACAGTGGACGGCCGCCCCACGGGCCCGGCCTCGGGGACTGGGGCCCGGGTGTCCCTGCAGGCGCTGGAGGCTCAGGCTGAGGCTGGCGCCGAGACGGAGGCCATGCTGCAGCGCCACATTGACCGCATCTACCGGGATGACACCCTTGTTGGGCGGTCCACGGGGCCCCGGCCCCCACCGGTGACCCGGCCCATGTCCCTAGCGGTGCCCGGACTGACTGGAGGGGCAGGGCCGCCggagcccctgagcccagccatGTCTATCTCGCCCCAGGCCACCTACTTGTCAAAACTGATTCCGCACGCTGTCCTGCCACCCACGGTGGATGTGGTGGCCCTGGGCCGCTGCAGCCTGCGTACGCTGAGCCGCTGCAGTCTGCTGTCCGCCAGCCCGGCCTCTGTGCGCTCGCTGGGCCGCTTCTCCTCCGCCTCCAGTCCCCGGCCCCGCAGCCGCCACCCGTCCTCCTCCAGTGACACCTGGAGCCACTCCCAGTCCTCCGAGACCATCGTGTCTGATGGCTCCACCTTGTCCTCGAAGGGTGGCTCTGACGGCCTGCCAGAGGGCTCTGTGGCTAGCAGTGGTGtggtgccccctccccagggggGCAGCGGGCGGGGCTCGCCCAGCGGGGGCAGCACAGCTGAGGCCTCAGACACTGCCAGCGTTCGCAGCAGTGGGCAGTTGTCTGGCCGGAGCGTGTCCCTACGTAAGCTGAAGcggccccccccacctccccgccggACTTACTCGCTCTATCAGCGGGGCTCGGCAGCCCCCAATGGGCTCTTGGGGTTGCCGCCCAAGCCTGAAcggaagcagcagcagccacagctGCCCCGGCCCCCCACCACCGGTGGGTCAGAAGTGATGGGGGCAGCCCCCTGTCCCTCCAACTCAGCAGGCGTCTGGGTGCCCGGCTTGTCTCCGGGTGGCTCCCGGCGTCCCCCGTGCTCTCCAGAACGGACGCTCTCACCCTCCAGTGGGTACTCGAGCCAAAGTGGTACCCCTACCCTCCCTCCCAAGGGTCTCGCAGGGCCCCCTGCTTCTCCTGGCAAGGCCCAACCCCCTAAACCAGAGCGTGTCACTTCCCTTCGGTCTCCTGgggcctctgtctcctcctctctgaCGTCTCTGTGTTCCTCGTCCTCTGACCCAGCCCCCTCAGACCGTTCTGGTACACAGGTGTCGACCACCCTGGGGGATAGGTTTGCCATACCTCCTCACCCCAAGGTGCCTgcgcccttctccccacccccttccaagTCCAAGAGTCCTAACCTAGCAGTTCCTGCTCCGGTTACTCCTGCTGTGGTCCCTGGGCCCGTCTCTGCCACTGACATGGGTCCCGAGTCTCTGCCAGCACCACAGACATCCCTGATGCCACCACAGGAGTCTGTTGCCTCCAAAGACAAGTCACCCCCACCGTCCCCGCCCCCATCCTAccatcctccccccccacccactaAGAAGCCAGAGGTGGTCGAGGCCCCGTCTGCCCCAGAGATTGCAGAGGAGCCCCTCCAAGACCCCAGctggcccccacccccgcctcctgcACCTGAGGAGCAGGACCTGTCCATGGCGGACTTCCCCCCACCTGAGGAGGCCTTCTTCCCTGTGGCTGGCCCTGAGCCAGCAGGCCCTTCAGCCCTCACAGAGCCCTTAGGTTCCCCGGCTGCTTCGTCCTTCTCGGTTACTGTCTCTTCCCAGAGCCAGCTCCTCggttccccagagccaccacctcCAGCTCCGCCAGTACCCCCTCCTCCTGGTTCTGACCCAGGGCTTGTGGCCAAAGTCCCTCGGAAGGAACCAGCGGGCTGCAGCAAAGGCAGTGCAGCTCCCCGGGAGGATGCCGGTGTGCCCCTGGTCACCCCCTCACTCCTGCAGATGGTGCGGCTGCGCTCTGTGGGTGCTCCTGTGGGAGCGGCAACCCTGGCAGCCGGGCCTTCTGCCCCCCAGAAGCCGCTACGAAGGGCCCTGTCGGGGCGGGCCAGCCCGGCGCCTGCCCCCTCCTCAGGGCTCCATGCTGCTGTCCGACTCAAGGCCTCCAGTCTGGCAGCCAGCGGGGACCCTGGGAGTGCCCAGCCGAATGGACCACCTGAGGCGGAGCCACGATCTCCCCAGTCCCCTGCCTCAATGGCCAGCTTCATCTTCTCCAAGGGCACCAAGAAGCTGCAGCTGGAGCGGCCCGTGTCCCCCGAGGCCCAGGCTGACCTCCAGCGGAACCTGGTGGCTGAACTTCGGAACATCTCAGAGCAGCGGTCACCCCAAGCCCCAAAGAAGCCACCTAAAGCTCCCCCACCTGTGGCCCGCAAGCCCTCTGGGGGGGTCCCACCATCCACCTCCCCTACCTTTGCTCGGGCTGAGTCTCTTCCTGGCCGTCCCACCAATGGGATCCTTCATGCTGAGGACAGGACTAAGGGGGAGCTGGCGGAGAATGGAAGTGTCATGCAGCTGGTGGGGCCCCAGGAGCAGAAGCTGGCCCCGCCTGGCTCAG ACCCACAGAAAGAGCTGGTCTGA
- the KIAA1522 gene encoding uncharacterized protein KIAA1522 homolog isoform X1: MAARAPPAAPAAEEPGGPGGPPRRKKSRSGASGLRRAFSWLRGKRRKKKAAGAEGAESAAPRVKKADDKARRAKGKGRGSAKAESDKRLSGGPGQGSGSVVEEHQDNVFFPSGRPPHLEELHTQAQEGLRSLQQQEKQKLNKGSWDHGDTQSIQSSRMGPDEDSISFCSQTTSYTAESSTAEDALSIRSEMIQRKGSTFRPHDSFSKSSGKSGRRRRERRSTVLGLPQHVQKELGLRHEREAPGTPRPPGPRDAVRIPTVDGRPTGPASGTGARVSLQALEAQAEAGAETEAMLQRHIDRIYRDDTLVGRSTGPRPPPVTRPMSLAVPGLTGGAGPPEPLSPAMSISPQATYLSKLIPHAVLPPTVDVVALGRCSLRTLSRCSLLSASPASVRSLGRFSSASSPRPRSRHPSSSSDTWSHSQSSETIVSDGSTLSSKGGSDGLPEGSVASSGVVPPPQGGSGRGSPSGGSTAEASDTASVRSSGQLSGRSVSLRKLKRPPPPPRRTYSLYQRGSAAPNGLLGLPPKPERKQQQPQLPRPPTTGGSEVMGAAPCPSNSAGVWVPGLSPGGSRRPPCSPERTLSPSSGYSSQSGTPTLPPKGLAGPPASPGKAQPPKPERVTSLRSPGASVSSSLTSLCSSSSDPAPSDRSGTQVSTTLGDRFAIPPHPKVPAPFSPPPSKSKSPNLAVPAPVTPAVVPGPVSATDMGPESLPAPQTSLMPPQESVASKDKSPPPSPPPSYHPPPPPTKKPEVVEAPSAPEIAEEPLQDPSWPPPPPPAPEEQDLSMADFPPPEEAFFPVAGPEPAGPSALTEPLGSPAASSFSVTVSSQSQLLGSPEPPPPAPPVPPPPGSDPGLVAKVPRKEPAGCSKGSAAPREDAGVPLVTPSLLQMVRLRSVGAPVGAATLAAGPSAPQKPLRRALSGRASPAPAPSSGLHAAVRLKASSLAASGDPGSAQPNGPPEAEPRSPQSPASMASFIFSKGTKKLQLERPVSPEAQADLQRNLVAELRNISEQRSPQAPKKPPKAPPPVARKPSGGVPPSTSPTFARAESLPGRPTNGILHAEDRTKGELAENGSVMQLVGPQEQKLAPPGSDPQKELV; this comes from the exons GCTCTGCCAAGGCCGAAAGTGACAAACGTCTAAGTGGCGGGCCTGGCCAGGGGTCGGGCTCTGTAGTGGAGGAGCACCAGGACAATGTCTTCTTCCCCAGCGGGCGGCCGCCTCACCTGGAAGAGCTGCACACACAGGCCCAGGAGGGGCTCCGTTCTCTGCAGCAGCAAG aaaaacagaaactgaaTAAGGGCAGCTGGGACCATGGAGACACCCAGAGCATCCAG TCTTCCCGGATGGGGCCGGACGAAGATAGCATCTCCTTCTGCAGCCAGACCACATCCTACACTGCTGAGAGCTCCACGGCAGAGGATGCGCTCTCCATCCGCTCGGAGATGATCCAGCGCAAAG GCTCTACCTTCCGACCCCATGACTCATTTTCCAAATCCTCTGGGAAGTCGGGGCGGAGGCGCCGCGAGAGGCGGAGCACGGTGCTGGGACTGCCGCAGCATGTGCAGAAGGAACTCG GCCTGCGGCACGAGCGTGAGGCACCAGGTACCCCTCGGCCTCCTGGTCCTCGGGATGCGGTGCGCATCCCCACAGTGGACGGCCGCCCCACGGGCCCGGCCTCGGGGACTGGGGCCCGGGTGTCCCTGCAGGCGCTGGAGGCTCAGGCTGAGGCTGGCGCCGAGACGGAGGCCATGCTGCAGCGCCACATTGACCGCATCTACCGGGATGACACCCTTGTTGGGCGGTCCACGGGGCCCCGGCCCCCACCGGTGACCCGGCCCATGTCCCTAGCGGTGCCCGGACTGACTGGAGGGGCAGGGCCGCCggagcccctgagcccagccatGTCTATCTCGCCCCAGGCCACCTACTTGTCAAAACTGATTCCGCACGCTGTCCTGCCACCCACGGTGGATGTGGTGGCCCTGGGCCGCTGCAGCCTGCGTACGCTGAGCCGCTGCAGTCTGCTGTCCGCCAGCCCGGCCTCTGTGCGCTCGCTGGGCCGCTTCTCCTCCGCCTCCAGTCCCCGGCCCCGCAGCCGCCACCCGTCCTCCTCCAGTGACACCTGGAGCCACTCCCAGTCCTCCGAGACCATCGTGTCTGATGGCTCCACCTTGTCCTCGAAGGGTGGCTCTGACGGCCTGCCAGAGGGCTCTGTGGCTAGCAGTGGTGtggtgccccctccccagggggGCAGCGGGCGGGGCTCGCCCAGCGGGGGCAGCACAGCTGAGGCCTCAGACACTGCCAGCGTTCGCAGCAGTGGGCAGTTGTCTGGCCGGAGCGTGTCCCTACGTAAGCTGAAGcggccccccccacctccccgccggACTTACTCGCTCTATCAGCGGGGCTCGGCAGCCCCCAATGGGCTCTTGGGGTTGCCGCCCAAGCCTGAAcggaagcagcagcagccacagctGCCCCGGCCCCCCACCACCGGTGGGTCAGAAGTGATGGGGGCAGCCCCCTGTCCCTCCAACTCAGCAGGCGTCTGGGTGCCCGGCTTGTCTCCGGGTGGCTCCCGGCGTCCCCCGTGCTCTCCAGAACGGACGCTCTCACCCTCCAGTGGGTACTCGAGCCAAAGTGGTACCCCTACCCTCCCTCCCAAGGGTCTCGCAGGGCCCCCTGCTTCTCCTGGCAAGGCCCAACCCCCTAAACCAGAGCGTGTCACTTCCCTTCGGTCTCCTGgggcctctgtctcctcctctctgaCGTCTCTGTGTTCCTCGTCCTCTGACCCAGCCCCCTCAGACCGTTCTGGTACACAGGTGTCGACCACCCTGGGGGATAGGTTTGCCATACCTCCTCACCCCAAGGTGCCTgcgcccttctccccacccccttccaagTCCAAGAGTCCTAACCTAGCAGTTCCTGCTCCGGTTACTCCTGCTGTGGTCCCTGGGCCCGTCTCTGCCACTGACATGGGTCCCGAGTCTCTGCCAGCACCACAGACATCCCTGATGCCACCACAGGAGTCTGTTGCCTCCAAAGACAAGTCACCCCCACCGTCCCCGCCCCCATCCTAccatcctccccccccacccactaAGAAGCCAGAGGTGGTCGAGGCCCCGTCTGCCCCAGAGATTGCAGAGGAGCCCCTCCAAGACCCCAGctggcccccacccccgcctcctgcACCTGAGGAGCAGGACCTGTCCATGGCGGACTTCCCCCCACCTGAGGAGGCCTTCTTCCCTGTGGCTGGCCCTGAGCCAGCAGGCCCTTCAGCCCTCACAGAGCCCTTAGGTTCCCCGGCTGCTTCGTCCTTCTCGGTTACTGTCTCTTCCCAGAGCCAGCTCCTCggttccccagagccaccacctcCAGCTCCGCCAGTACCCCCTCCTCCTGGTTCTGACCCAGGGCTTGTGGCCAAAGTCCCTCGGAAGGAACCAGCGGGCTGCAGCAAAGGCAGTGCAGCTCCCCGGGAGGATGCCGGTGTGCCCCTGGTCACCCCCTCACTCCTGCAGATGGTGCGGCTGCGCTCTGTGGGTGCTCCTGTGGGAGCGGCAACCCTGGCAGCCGGGCCTTCTGCCCCCCAGAAGCCGCTACGAAGGGCCCTGTCGGGGCGGGCCAGCCCGGCGCCTGCCCCCTCCTCAGGGCTCCATGCTGCTGTCCGACTCAAGGCCTCCAGTCTGGCAGCCAGCGGGGACCCTGGGAGTGCCCAGCCGAATGGACCACCTGAGGCGGAGCCACGATCTCCCCAGTCCCCTGCCTCAATGGCCAGCTTCATCTTCTCCAAGGGCACCAAGAAGCTGCAGCTGGAGCGGCCCGTGTCCCCCGAGGCCCAGGCTGACCTCCAGCGGAACCTGGTGGCTGAACTTCGGAACATCTCAGAGCAGCGGTCACCCCAAGCCCCAAAGAAGCCACCTAAAGCTCCCCCACCTGTGGCCCGCAAGCCCTCTGGGGGGGTCCCACCATCCACCTCCCCTACCTTTGCTCGGGCTGAGTCTCTTCCTGGCCGTCCCACCAATGGGATCCTTCATGCTGAGGACAGGACTAAGGGGGAGCTGGCGGAGAATGGAAGTGTCATGCAGCTGGTGGGGCCCCAGGAGCAGAAGCTGGCCCCGCCTGGCTCAG ACCCACAGAAAGAGCTGGTCTGA